Proteins encoded together in one Raphanus sativus cultivar WK10039 unplaced genomic scaffold, ASM80110v3 Scaffold0769, whole genome shotgun sequence window:
- the LOC130503017 gene encoding uncharacterized protein LOC130503017, which translates to MDESPNRDEPVRDPAEPPLPIPEMMFAAGDEPVGVRVLTYQSSTAINHILDSLEEDEIQRLRLSPFGKIVDIAEKPGFSGRFARYMLSRQLKVEKKYEAWFRFAGKPIKFSLREFAIVTGLHCGEYPKKTKVKSKSKMKEKPYWAELFGNREEIRVSTALKMLRKKTITDSDIRIKVACLAIVSSVLLSTNLKMKMMKEHAEATKDLDQFFSYPWGRLAFEMLMGSIKQRDEVAFSNDTIALKGFALALQLVMVEAVPSLTEVVLETCASSDSDSSDDGDDIVKKRNKQKTLSPGHARKEDKKTDVLVRSIIPDDPDRPIDNVILVWADEVCDVKVDNLLKLLAEGYSFTATMFKGGATKLDVERLRDIAKEVGKKKRKNNPVTHKETDDDNRIAGIVMSILKTELQRVDANVAKAVSVAEKTAVQVDSLETTIMVSVNNQLQTFKDDIMRSSMDGEANPNLRTQKPGGNLNTEVNEEENGDNSQPNGDRRSTSVLEGSHGRVANSTSRLNNNDQGFEADFLSANSHTKESSMVSSRAEVNGANVSRKIIGELSEGSHNVHYGSDNIETNFGGSKTVAPSPSLPVATEEITTTAILQAPSPYPSLPVATEDMIDTVPEHREEEATDDPSHPPLSPKSKRSKVVPGEHVQEIESGDDTLARAREADPFFTAYSCPDLVMSKYTKLVGKLSNNFVINVAGLAVTSKDITGIVELSRSLPARIIDILVRFVRTTYNSAPNCSRERSPNFLDTRYVVLLLKHYPKFERSRSQESYNFPKDLVHYLGQDEPTMAPFTHHYFPFDLGNKDWVVVCFDLKAWKLTVLECNMGLRSDEELAKQLQPFRDMIPPLLRRTGVLSTTASYPAVVIERPNVVRHNSNRSHSALTSILLMQTHARFGIEICRSITPTTLKEEAQRLVVMLYELHEKL; encoded by the exons ATGGACGAATCTCCCAACCGCGATGAACCAGTTCGCGATCCTGCGGAACCTCCCCTTCCCATTCCGGAGATGATGTTTGCGGCGGGCGATGAACCGGTAGGTGTCAGAGTTCTTACCTACCAATCCTCTACGGCTATCAATCACATACTAGATTCCCTGGAAGAAGATGAGATCCAGAGATTGCGCTTGTCTCCCTTTGGTAAGATTGTTGACATCGCGGAGAAACCGGGTTTCTCGGGTAGATTTGCTAGATACATGTTGTCTAGACAGTTGAAGGTGGAGAAAAAATATGAGGCTTGGTTTCGGTTTGCGGGGAAACCGATAAAATTTTCTCTTCGCGAGTTCGCGATTGTAACCGGTCTCCACTGCGGTGAATACCCGAAGAAGACGAAGGTGAAGTCAAAGTCGAAGATGAAGGAGAAACCTTATTGGGCCGAGCTATTTGGGAACAGAGAGGAGATTCGGGTTTCGACGGCCCTAAAGATGCTAAGGAAAAAAACGATAACCGATTCAGACATAAGGATTAAGGTGGCTTGTCTCGCGATAGTCTCTTCGGTCCTCCTCTCCACAAACCTCaaaatgaagatgatgaaagaaCATGCTGAGGCAACAAAAGATCTCGACCAGTTCTTTTCGTATCCGTGGGGTCGCCTAGCTTTTGAAATGCTTATGGGTAGTATAAAGCAAAGAGACGAGGTCGCCTTCTCCAATGATACAATAGCACTGAAAGGGTTTGCATTGGCACTACAACTGGTTATGGTAGAGGCTGTACCATCTCTAACCGAAGTTGTCTTGGAGACTTGTGCATCTTCTGATTCCGATAGCAGCGACGATGGAGATGATATCGTGAAGAAGAGGAACAAACAAAAGACACTGAGCCCCGGGCATGCTCGCAAAGAGGACAAAAAAACTGAT GTTTTGGTTAGAAGCATTATCCCTGATGATCCGGATAGACCAATAGATAACGTTATACTTGTATGGGCAGACGAGGTGTGCGACGTTAAAGTAGATAATCTTCTGAAGCTTCTAGCAGAAGGTTACTCTTTCACGGCTACGATGTTCAAAGGTGGCGCTACCAAACTTGACGTTGAGAGATTGCGTGACATAGCAAAGGAGGTGGGTAAGAAGAAGCGGAAAAATAACCCGGTTACACACAAGGAAACGGACGACGACAACCGTATTGCAGGCATTGTGATGTCTATTCTCAAAACGGAGCTCCAAAGAGTTGATGCGAATGTGGCCAAAGCTGTATCAGTTGCCGAAAAAACGGCTGTTCAAGTGGACTCCTTGGAGACCACTATCATGGTTTCAGTCAATAATCAGCTTCAAACCTTCAAGGATGATATCATGCGGTCTTCCATGGACGGTGAGGCCAACCCAAACCTCAGAACACAGAAACCTGGGGGGAACCTAAACACTGAGGTAAATGAGGAAGAAAATGGTGACAACAGTCAACCCAATGGCGACAGAAGATCAACATCAGTGTTGGAG GGGTCTCATGGGAGGGTAGCTAATTCTACTTCACGCTTGAATAACAATGATCAGGGCTTCGAGGCTGACTTCTTATCAGCCAATAGCCACACCAAAGAATCTTCTATGGTCTCG TCAAGAGCAGAGGTGAATGGGGCCAATGTTTCACGTAAGATCATTGGAGAGCTGTCAGAAGGATCTCATAATGTCCACTATGGTTCAGACAATATTGAGACTAACTTTGGTGGCTCGAAAACTGTG GCTCCATCTCCATCGCTTCCGGTAGCCACAGAAGAAATCACAACAACCGCCATTTTACAGGCTCCATCTCCATATCCATCGCTTCCGGTAGCCACAGAAGATATGATTGACACAGTTCCAGAACATAgggaagaagaagcaacagaCGACCCGTCACATCCTCCACTAAGTCCTAAAAGCAAACGCAGTAAGGTGGTTCCAGGTGAACATGTACAAGAGATTGAAAGTGGGGATGATACACTTGCCCGAGCTCGTGAAGCCGACCCTTTTTTTACTGCATACTCCTGCCCTGATTTGGTAATGTCCAAATACACAAAGCTCGTTGGTAAACTAAGCAACAACTT TGTTATAAATGTTGCCGGGCTGGCAGTAACTTCCAAGGACATCACGGGAATCGTAGAACTCAGCCGTTCCTTACCAGCTAGG ATTATTGATATCTTGGTGAGGTTTGTACGGACCACATACAACAGTGCACCGAATTGTAGCCGTGAGAGAAGTCCCAACTTTCTTGACACCAGAtatgttgtgttgttgttgAAGCATTATCCAAAGTTTGAGCGTTCAAGATCACAAGAGTCATATAATTTTCCCAAAGATCTTGTTCACTATCTTGGTCAGGACGAGCCGACAATGGCACCTTTCACTCATCACTACTTTCCGTTTGATCTAGGGAACAAAGACTGGGTTGTTGTGTGTTTCGACCTGAAAGCGTGGAAGTTAACTGTTCTTGAGTGCAATATGGGGCTCCGGTCTGATGAAGAATTGGCGAAACAACTCCAACCCTTCAGAGATATGATCCCCCCACTTTTGAGGCGTACCGGAGTGCTCTCCACTACTGCTTCTTATCCTGCTGTTGTGATAGAGAGGCCTAATGTGGTGCGTCATAACAGCAACCGCTCACACTCTGCCCTAACATCCATATTGCTCATGCAAACGCATGCAAGGTTTGGGATTGAAATCTGCAGGTCTATCACTCCTACTACTCTCAAGGAAGAAGCGCAAAGACTTGTGGTGATGTTGTATGAACTACATGAGAAGCTGTAG